The following are from one region of the Amycolatopsis lurida genome:
- a CDS encoding SWIM zinc finger family protein, with product MSTPDDRVRGFPAFGAQGGRGQFARSWWGRAWISAMEDTALDLRQLKQGRKYAAAGRVGPITVSPGRIAAVVDDQEGQYRTEVRLAELTGDEWDRFLDRVASRAGHLAALLDRDMPHDLVEAADDAGVHLLPGIGDLDPDCDCPGWELPCRHAAALSFQASWLLDADPFVLLLMRGKGERELLDELQRRNAPRFVRTGDDEVPAERAYADEPGPLPDLDGFAPTGGPTVPGAPDIPAEAFALLIANASQTAGALLTSQPKFTRKQDAVRLAATRPEAADRLRPAENGEDFDRAVQAWRHGGRAGLDVLETAWTPPPQAMGRARAALAEVVDDPGQGLDVERNHCTVHGTGVQVRLGKDGLWYPYRDQWPAGPPEADPGALFAALLG from the coding sequence ATGAGCACGCCAGACGACCGCGTCCGCGGTTTCCCCGCTTTCGGCGCCCAAGGCGGCCGCGGCCAGTTCGCCCGCTCGTGGTGGGGCCGCGCGTGGATCAGCGCGATGGAGGACACCGCGCTGGATCTGCGCCAGCTCAAACAAGGCCGCAAGTACGCCGCGGCGGGCCGGGTCGGTCCGATCACGGTCAGCCCGGGGCGGATCGCCGCCGTGGTCGACGACCAGGAGGGCCAGTACCGCACCGAGGTCCGTCTCGCGGAGCTGACCGGCGACGAGTGGGACCGGTTCCTCGACCGGGTCGCCTCGCGTGCCGGACATCTCGCCGCGTTGCTGGACCGGGACATGCCGCACGACCTCGTCGAGGCCGCCGACGACGCCGGGGTGCATCTGCTGCCCGGGATCGGTGACCTCGATCCCGACTGTGACTGCCCCGGCTGGGAGTTGCCGTGCCGTCACGCCGCGGCGCTGTCGTTCCAGGCCTCGTGGCTGCTCGACGCGGATCCCTTCGTGCTGCTGCTGATGCGGGGCAAGGGGGAGCGGGAACTGCTCGACGAATTGCAGCGGCGCAACGCGCCTCGGTTCGTGCGGACGGGGGACGACGAAGTCCCGGCCGAGCGCGCGTACGCCGACGAGCCGGGTCCGTTGCCGGATCTCGACGGGTTCGCGCCCACCGGAGGCCCGACCGTGCCGGGCGCGCCCGATATCCCGGCCGAGGCCTTCGCCCTGCTGATCGCCAACGCGAGCCAGACGGCCGGTGCGCTGCTGACGTCGCAACCGAAGTTCACCCGCAAACAGGACGCCGTCCGCCTGGCCGCGACGCGTCCGGAGGCCGCCGACAGGCTGCGCCCGGCCGAGAACGGCGAGGACTTCGATCGCGCGGTGCAGGCCTGGCGGCACGGTGGCCGGGCCGGCCTCGACGTCCTGGAGACCGCGTGGACCCCGCCGCCGCAGGCGATGGGCCGGGCACGGGCCGCCCTGGCCGAGGTCGTGGACGACCCCGGCCAGGGGCTGGACGTCGAACGCAACCACTGCACCGTCCACGGCACCGGCGTGCAGGTGCGGCTGGGCAAGGACGGGCTCTGGTATCCGTACCGGGATCAGTGGCCCGCTGGTCCGCCCGAAGCCGATCCCGGCGCGCTGTTCGCCGCGTTGCTCGGCTGA
- a CDS encoding DUF4865 family protein, producing MHAMQYEITLPADYDMGVIRERVATRGHLLDDFGGLGLKVYGIRERGVDGSTLNQYSPFYLWHDEAGMNAFLFGGPFSGIVESFGRPAVQHWTVLGFEEGPAFGTPPVAAGKHVVRIPDETDPVVFLGEALDELREHLRQDGAHSGALAVDPRTWQVIRYSLWTGEAPESDEIRYQILHLSSPHLDQLRRGRQWDQPSNAANSAPGSASGGPAGH from the coding sequence ATGCATGCGATGCAGTACGAGATCACCCTCCCCGCCGACTACGACATGGGCGTCATCCGCGAACGCGTCGCCACGCGCGGACATCTGCTCGACGACTTCGGCGGCCTGGGGCTGAAGGTCTACGGGATCCGTGAGCGCGGCGTCGACGGCTCGACGCTGAACCAGTACTCGCCCTTCTACCTGTGGCACGACGAGGCCGGGATGAACGCCTTCCTGTTCGGCGGCCCGTTCAGCGGCATCGTCGAATCCTTCGGGCGTCCCGCCGTGCAGCACTGGACCGTGCTCGGTTTCGAGGAGGGACCCGCGTTCGGCACTCCTCCGGTCGCAGCGGGAAAGCACGTCGTGCGAATCCCCGACGAGACCGACCCGGTCGTGTTCCTCGGCGAGGCTCTCGACGAACTTCGCGAACACCTGCGCCAAGACGGCGCGCATTCGGGCGCGCTCGCCGTCGACCCGCGGACCTGGCAGGTCATCCGCTACAGCCTGTGGACCGGTGAGGCGCCGGAGTCGGACGAGATCCGGTACCAGATCCTCCACCTGTCCTCGCCGCACCTGGATCAGCTGCGGCGAGGACGGCAGTGGGATCAGCCGAGCAACGCGGCGAACAGCGCGCCGGGATCGGCTTCGGGCGGACCAGCGGGCCACTGA
- a CDS encoding NAD(P)-binding domain-containing protein yields the protein MDYGFVGAGEITAAIVEGLSKDITDPPSIFLSPRSRSVGQELSARFANVQVRDSNQAVLDSAATIVLAVRPPIAEEVLRDLTFRPDHVLISALAGVPLDRLRDWAAPAREVVRSIPLPPAARRQSLTAMYPDNPEARALFDSIGGSVVPAAEKDLDVFSGATATFAAHLDYLGTIAAWMTDQGIEDTTATTFTRHIFGQLGHALVQQSGSLETLTGKHMTPGGLNEQFLTDLRTNGVPDTVRHALDGILTRLRDQ from the coding sequence ATGGACTACGGATTCGTCGGCGCGGGCGAGATCACCGCCGCCATCGTCGAAGGCCTCAGCAAGGACATCACCGACCCGCCCTCGATCTTCCTCTCACCCCGCAGCCGCAGCGTCGGCCAAGAACTCTCGGCACGCTTCGCCAACGTCCAAGTCCGCGACAGCAACCAAGCCGTCCTCGACAGCGCCGCGACGATCGTCCTCGCCGTCCGCCCGCCGATCGCCGAGGAAGTCCTCCGAGACCTCACCTTCCGGCCCGATCACGTCCTGATCAGCGCCCTCGCCGGCGTCCCCCTCGACCGGTTGCGTGACTGGGCCGCGCCTGCCCGCGAAGTCGTCCGGAGCATTCCGCTGCCCCCGGCCGCACGCCGCCAAAGCCTCACCGCGATGTACCCCGACAACCCTGAAGCCCGAGCGCTCTTCGACAGCATCGGCGGCAGCGTCGTCCCCGCCGCCGAGAAGGACCTCGACGTCTTCAGCGGCGCCACGGCCACCTTCGCCGCCCACCTCGACTACCTCGGCACCATCGCCGCCTGGATGACCGACCAAGGCATCGAAGACACCACGGCGACCACTTTCACCCGGCACATCTTCGGCCAGCTCGGACACGCCCTCGTCCAGCAGAGCGGCTCCCTCGAAACCCTCACCGGCAAACACATGACCCCCGGTGGACTCAACGAACAATTCCTCACCGACCTGCGCACGAACGGCGTCCCCGACACCGTCCGCCACGCACTCGACGGAATCCTCACCAGACTGCGAGACCAGTGA
- a CDS encoding putative protein N(5)-glutamine methyltransferase, whose translation MTVIDRLRAAGCVFAEDEAGLLTAAAHTPAELDTMVQRRVDGEPLEVILGWAEFHGLRITVEPGVFVPRQRSELLVRHATTLAAPGAVVLDLCCGTGALGAAIAAELGDIRLYAADIEPAAVRCARINVAQARGEVFEGDLYTPLPATLRGRVDILVVNAPYVPTDAIAMMPPEARDHEPRVALDGGHDGVDVHRRVAAEAPQWLAPGGHLLIETGENQAASTAEAMAHNGLTPEVITDDDLYATIVVGARG comes from the coding sequence GTGACCGTCATCGACAGGCTCCGGGCCGCCGGATGCGTCTTCGCCGAAGACGAAGCCGGGCTCCTCACCGCCGCAGCCCACACCCCGGCCGAACTCGACACCATGGTCCAACGGCGCGTCGACGGCGAACCGCTCGAAGTCATCCTCGGCTGGGCCGAATTCCACGGCCTGCGCATCACCGTCGAACCCGGCGTCTTCGTGCCGCGGCAACGCTCCGAACTCCTCGTCCGCCACGCCACCACCCTTGCCGCACCAGGCGCGGTCGTCCTCGACCTCTGCTGCGGCACCGGCGCGCTCGGCGCGGCCATCGCCGCCGAACTCGGCGACATCCGGCTCTACGCGGCCGACATCGAGCCCGCCGCCGTCCGCTGCGCCCGCATCAACGTCGCCCAAGCCAGGGGAGAGGTCTTCGAAGGCGACCTCTACACGCCACTACCCGCGACGCTACGAGGCCGCGTCGACATCCTGGTCGTCAACGCCCCGTACGTCCCCACCGACGCCATCGCGATGATGCCGCCCGAAGCACGCGACCACGAACCCCGCGTCGCCCTCGACGGCGGGCACGACGGTGTCGACGTCCACCGCCGCGTCGCCGCCGAAGCCCCACAATGGCTCGCGCCGGGCGGGCACCTGCTGATCGAAACCGGCGAAAACCAGGCCGCGAGCACCGCAGAAGCCATGGCGCACAACGGATTGACCCCCGAAGTGATCACCGACGACGACCTGTACGCGACGATTGTTGTCGGTGCCCGCGGCTAA
- a CDS encoding VOC family protein, giving the protein MGSRLNPYIRYNGNARQAMEFYHQVLGGKLEIGTIADFGSPDSPDADKVMHAELVTSHGYTLMACDVDGQIEDVPHSPGNNVAVYLGGDGELRDHFENLSVGGTVTMPLEKQVWGDEAGALVDKFGITWMVNIANAASGREGPDAG; this is encoded by the coding sequence ATGGGGTCTCGACTCAACCCGTACATCAGGTACAACGGGAACGCACGGCAGGCGATGGAGTTCTACCACCAGGTACTCGGCGGCAAGCTGGAGATCGGCACGATCGCGGACTTCGGTTCACCGGACTCCCCTGACGCCGACAAGGTCATGCACGCCGAGCTCGTCACCTCGCACGGATACACGCTGATGGCGTGTGACGTCGATGGCCAGATCGAGGACGTGCCGCACTCCCCTGGCAACAATGTCGCGGTCTACCTAGGTGGCGACGGCGAGCTGCGCGACCATTTCGAGAATTTGTCCGTCGGCGGCACCGTGACCATGCCACTGGAGAAGCAGGTGTGGGGTGACGAGGCCGGCGCGCTCGTGGACAAGTTCGGGATCACCTGGATGGTCAACATCGCGAACGCTGCTTCGGGTCGGGAGGGGCCAGACGCCGGGTGA
- a CDS encoding RNA polymerase sigma factor — MEAEWPRESLIVAAQGGDASAIAALVSGSHPHVQRFARSLCASPEDAEDSAQEALIILYRKIGTLRATGALASWMFRIVRNECLRRARRVVRGADPADSVAMVSAEEDALDRLEAQRVAAAIAELPADQRRVLIMRDIQGHSGRAVTDALGLSTAAMKSRLHRARATVRVLLDNPAS; from the coding sequence GTGGAGGCCGAGTGGCCGAGGGAGTCGTTGATCGTGGCGGCGCAGGGCGGGGACGCGTCCGCCATCGCGGCTTTGGTCTCGGGTTCCCATCCGCATGTGCAGCGGTTCGCGCGGTCGTTGTGTGCTTCGCCGGAGGACGCGGAGGATTCGGCGCAGGAGGCGCTGATCATCCTGTACCGGAAGATCGGCACGCTGCGTGCCACGGGTGCGCTCGCGTCGTGGATGTTCCGGATCGTGCGCAACGAGTGCCTTCGGCGGGCGCGCCGGGTGGTGCGTGGTGCGGATCCGGCGGATTCCGTCGCGATGGTGTCGGCCGAGGAAGACGCGTTGGATCGGCTGGAGGCGCAGCGGGTGGCGGCGGCGATCGCCGAGTTGCCCGCTGACCAGCGTCGCGTCTTGATCATGCGTGACATCCAGGGCCATTCGGGCCGGGCGGTCACCGACGCGCTCGGTTTGAGCACGGCCGCGATGAAGTCCCGGTTGCACCGTGCGCGGGCGACGGTCCGTGTGCTTCTCGACAACCCTGCTTCCTGA
- a CDS encoding DinB family protein: MTWTAPEVTRPSGDTAADERTLLPSLLAWHRSTFLHKLAGLTGEQLATASVPPSNMTLLGLIRHLAKVERFWFRLRYAAQDIDPLYDPALGKDHDFEVLDATQAEEAYDILLEEIRLADEAAAEGSLDDTFDLGGNPFSLRMLYLHMIGEYARHNGHADLIRERVDGHTGA; the protein is encoded by the coding sequence ATGACATGGACCGCCCCCGAGGTCACCCGGCCGTCCGGCGACACCGCCGCCGACGAACGAACCCTCCTGCCCTCCCTGCTGGCCTGGCACCGCAGCACCTTCCTCCACAAACTCGCCGGCCTCACCGGAGAACAGCTCGCCACGGCGTCGGTCCCGCCGTCGAACATGACCCTCCTCGGCCTCATCCGGCACCTCGCCAAGGTCGAACGCTTCTGGTTCCGCCTGCGCTACGCCGCACAGGACATCGACCCCCTCTACGACCCCGCCCTCGGCAAGGACCACGACTTCGAAGTCCTCGACGCCACCCAAGCCGAAGAGGCCTACGACATCCTCCTCGAAGAGATCCGGCTGGCCGACGAAGCCGCCGCCGAAGGATCCCTCGACGACACCTTCGACCTCGGCGGGAACCCGTTCTCGCTGCGCATGCTCTACCTCCACATGATCGGCGAATACGCCCGCCACAACGGCCACGCCGACCTCATCCGCGAACGCGTCGACGGCCACACGGGAGCCTGA
- a CDS encoding class I SAM-dependent DNA methyltransferase has product MTDYLRTTRTAYDTVAADYAELLRDHLAGSTWDRAVLGAYAELVQAAGGGRVAEIGCGPGRITEYLHQLGLDVHGVDLSPEMVAVARKWYPHLDFQVGEMPGLSIEDGTLAGVVAWYSIIHTPRERLPEIFADFHRILAPGGHLLVAFQVGDEVRHIEHAYGHDISCDAYRLSPEKITEQLGEAKFSMLSTLVREPSEEFESTPQAYLIARKQ; this is encoded by the coding sequence GTGACCGACTACCTCCGAACCACCCGCACCGCCTACGACACGGTCGCGGCCGACTACGCCGAGCTCCTCCGCGACCACCTCGCCGGATCCACCTGGGACCGAGCGGTGCTCGGCGCCTACGCCGAACTCGTCCAGGCCGCCGGCGGCGGCCGTGTCGCCGAAATCGGCTGCGGACCCGGCCGCATCACCGAGTACCTCCACCAGCTCGGGCTCGACGTCCACGGCGTCGACCTCTCGCCGGAAATGGTCGCCGTCGCCCGGAAGTGGTACCCACACCTGGACTTCCAGGTCGGAGAGATGCCCGGATTGTCCATTGAGGACGGCACATTGGCCGGCGTCGTCGCGTGGTACTCGATCATCCACACTCCACGCGAGCGGCTGCCGGAGATCTTCGCCGACTTCCACCGGATCCTGGCCCCGGGCGGCCACCTGCTCGTGGCCTTCCAGGTCGGCGACGAAGTACGCCACATCGAGCACGCGTACGGGCACGACATCTCCTGCGACGCCTACCGCCTGTCGCCCGAGAAGATCACCGAGCAGCTGGGGGAGGCGAAGTTCAGCATGCTCTCCACCCTCGTCCGCGAACCGTCGGAGGAGTTCGAAAGCACACCACAGGCCTACTTGATCGCCCGCAAGCAGTAG
- a CDS encoding TetR/AcrR family transcriptional regulator, giving the protein MPYRRTPKVQERLDAQRDAVLAAAMEQLAERGYAGCSVSAVAERAGVAVGSVYRHYPTKAALVVELFRKVVTREVEAVREVSERPGTPAERVVAVFDTFASRALKTPRMAYALLAEPVDAPIEAERLVFRRAFRDVVAQHVADGVRSGVLPAQDADVTAAALVGAAAEVLIGPLTTGSADEVSGLRTFVLRSLRGSDAEHS; this is encoded by the coding sequence GTGCCGTATCGCCGTACACCGAAGGTCCAGGAGCGCCTGGACGCCCAGCGTGACGCCGTCCTCGCCGCCGCCATGGAGCAATTGGCCGAGCGCGGGTACGCGGGCTGCTCGGTGTCGGCGGTCGCCGAACGGGCCGGGGTGGCGGTCGGGAGCGTGTACCGCCACTACCCCACCAAGGCCGCCTTGGTGGTGGAGTTGTTCCGCAAGGTCGTCACGCGTGAGGTCGAGGCTGTGCGCGAGGTGTCGGAGCGGCCCGGCACGCCTGCCGAGCGGGTCGTGGCGGTCTTCGACACCTTCGCGAGCCGGGCGCTGAAGACGCCGCGGATGGCGTACGCGCTGCTGGCCGAGCCCGTCGACGCGCCCATCGAGGCCGAGCGGCTGGTGTTCCGGCGTGCCTTCCGCGACGTCGTGGCCCAGCACGTGGCCGACGGCGTCCGGTCCGGGGTGCTGCCGGCCCAGGACGCGGACGTCACCGCGGCGGCGCTCGTCGGGGCCGCCGCCGAGGTGCTGATCGGCCCGTTGACCACCGGCAGCGCGGACGAGGTGTCCGGGCTGCGCACTTTCGTGTTGCGTTCCTTAAGAGGTTCCGATGCCGAGCACTCATGA
- a CDS encoding class I SAM-dependent methyltransferase, whose amino-acid sequence MRVDPSNERMLKAWDGDDGALWAKRAQRFNDGVAAYRDTFFAAAGIRPTDNVLDVGCGAGQTTRDAARFAGRGSALGVDLSGEMLALARRLAGEEGVPNVSFAQVDAQIHPFAEARFDVVISRHGSMFFGTPLAAFSNLARATRPGGRLVLLTWQPLRLNEWITTFRTIFAAGREVPSSDLALSDPAEIERLLVSAGYSEVRCTAVDKPMYFGQDVDDAAEFIVEQHGGRLSDLDGATRAAAVAALRADLAEHQTDRGVFYGSAAWLVEARRP is encoded by the coding sequence ATGCGTGTCGATCCGTCCAACGAGCGGATGCTGAAGGCGTGGGACGGTGATGACGGCGCTCTTTGGGCGAAGCGTGCGCAGCGGTTCAACGACGGTGTCGCCGCTTATCGCGACACGTTCTTCGCCGCGGCCGGCATCAGACCGACTGACAACGTCCTCGACGTCGGTTGCGGTGCGGGTCAGACGACGCGGGACGCCGCACGGTTCGCCGGCCGCGGTTCCGCGCTGGGTGTCGATCTCTCTGGTGAGATGCTGGCTCTCGCTCGTCGGCTCGCCGGGGAGGAAGGCGTTCCCAATGTCTCTTTCGCACAGGTGGACGCGCAGATCCATCCGTTCGCCGAAGCGCGGTTCGATGTGGTGATCAGCAGGCATGGGTCGATGTTCTTCGGTACTCCCCTGGCTGCGTTCTCCAACTTGGCCAGGGCGACCCGGCCTGGTGGCCGTCTGGTGCTGCTGACGTGGCAACCGTTGCGGCTCAACGAGTGGATCACCACGTTCCGGACGATCTTCGCGGCCGGTCGTGAGGTGCCGTCGTCGGATCTCGCGCTGAGCGACCCGGCCGAGATCGAGAGGTTGCTGGTCTCGGCCGGGTACTCCGAGGTCCGGTGCACCGCGGTGGACAAGCCGATGTACTTCGGTCAGGACGTGGATGATGCGGCCGAGTTCATCGTCGAGCAGCACGGTGGTCGGTTGAGCGATCTGGATGGGGCCACGCGTGCCGCGGCCGTGGCCGCTTTGCGGGCTGATCTCGCCGAGCACCAGACCGACCGAGGTGTTTTCTACGGCTCGGCGGCCTGGCTCGTCGAGGCCCGGCGCCCTTGA
- a CDS encoding acyl-CoA dehydrogenase family protein, producing the protein MPSTHEVTNQVPPLADYDVAADPALLEGLERAGAGWAVAEMHSLGRLAGSEHVQEWGRLVNENEPVLRTHDRVGHRIDEVEFHPHWHDLMDVAVSYGLHAAPWRDSRPGAHAARAAKMYVWGQVDAGHTCPISMTYAAVPALRFNPELSARYEPLLAATEYDFGLREPSSKRGLIAGMSMTEKQGGSDVRANTTTARPLGDGSYVIVGHKWFTSAPMSDMFLTLAQAPGGLSCFLLPRVLPDGTRNGIRLQRLKDKLGNRSNASSEIEYDDAIGWLIGEEGRGVRTIIEMVNNTRLDCAVGSASGMRYGAVRAIHHARHRSAFGANLVDQPLMGNVLADLVVESEAATTVGMRLASATDRPEDEQEQAFRRLGLAVTKYWVCKRGPSHAVEALECLGGNGYVEESGMPRLYREAPLMSIWEGSGNVAALDALRAMAKQPESVAAYFAEVEQAAGADTRLDDAVGRLRKELTDLSDIEYRARRLVESMALVLQGSLLVRHGTPAVADAFCASRLGGDWGVAFGTLPSGVDTRAIIARAEV; encoded by the coding sequence ATGCCGAGCACTCATGAGGTCACCAATCAGGTCCCGCCGCTGGCGGACTACGACGTCGCCGCCGATCCGGCCTTGCTGGAGGGGCTGGAGCGGGCGGGCGCCGGGTGGGCGGTGGCCGAGATGCACTCCCTCGGCAGGCTCGCCGGGAGTGAGCACGTTCAGGAGTGGGGCAGGCTGGTCAACGAGAACGAGCCGGTGCTGCGGACGCACGACCGGGTCGGGCACCGGATCGACGAGGTCGAGTTCCACCCGCACTGGCACGATCTCATGGACGTCGCGGTGTCCTATGGGCTGCACGCGGCGCCGTGGCGGGATTCCCGGCCGGGCGCGCACGCGGCGCGGGCGGCGAAGATGTACGTCTGGGGCCAGGTCGACGCGGGGCACACGTGCCCGATTTCGATGACGTACGCGGCGGTCCCGGCGTTGCGGTTCAATCCCGAGCTGTCCGCGCGGTACGAGCCGCTGCTGGCGGCGACGGAGTACGACTTCGGATTGCGTGAGCCGAGTTCCAAGCGTGGGCTCATCGCCGGGATGTCGATGACGGAGAAGCAGGGCGGTTCCGACGTCCGGGCGAACACGACCACGGCGCGGCCGCTCGGTGACGGCAGCTATGTGATCGTCGGGCACAAGTGGTTCACCTCGGCGCCGATGTCGGACATGTTCCTGACGCTGGCGCAGGCGCCGGGCGGGTTGTCGTGTTTCCTGCTCCCCCGGGTCCTGCCGGACGGCACGCGCAACGGGATCCGGTTGCAGCGGCTGAAGGACAAGCTGGGCAACCGGTCCAACGCGTCGTCGGAGATCGAGTACGACGACGCGATCGGCTGGCTGATCGGCGAGGAAGGCCGCGGGGTGCGCACCATCATCGAGATGGTCAACAACACCCGGCTGGACTGCGCGGTCGGGAGCGCGTCGGGCATGCGGTACGGCGCCGTGCGGGCGATCCACCACGCCCGGCATCGGAGCGCGTTCGGGGCGAATCTGGTGGATCAGCCGCTGATGGGCAACGTGCTGGCGGACCTCGTCGTGGAATCCGAGGCGGCGACGACGGTCGGGATGCGGCTCGCGTCGGCGACCGACCGGCCGGAGGACGAGCAGGAGCAGGCGTTCCGTCGGCTGGGGCTGGCGGTGACGAAGTACTGGGTGTGCAAGCGCGGCCCGTCGCACGCGGTGGAGGCGCTGGAATGCCTCGGCGGGAACGGGTACGTCGAGGAGTCGGGGATGCCGCGGCTCTACCGTGAGGCTCCGCTGATGTCGATCTGGGAGGGTTCGGGCAACGTCGCGGCGCTGGACGCGTTGCGGGCGATGGCGAAGCAGCCGGAGTCGGTGGCGGCGTATTTCGCGGAGGTCGAGCAGGCGGCCGGCGCCGACACGCGGCTGGACGACGCGGTGGGCAGGCTGCGCAAGGAACTGACGGATCTGTCGGACATCGAGTACCGGGCGCGGCGGCTGGTCGAGTCGATGGCGCTCGTGCTGCAGGGTTCGTTGCTGGTGCGGCACGGGACCCCGGCGGTGGCCGACGCGTTCTGCGCGTCGAGGCTTGGTGGCGACTGGGGTGTCGCGTTCGGGACACTTCCGTCCGGAGTGGACACGCGGGCGATCATCGCCCGCGCGGAGGTTTGA
- a CDS encoding DUF4303 domain-containing protein → MWFDAVVVPTEADLADALTTATRAAVTDLFRDNPGHTFYYLTLTTPGEAFGPALSAWSREALAQRADAAEVRYSYADSPFSIVGEEYLTPVREMFAARPEVFDIADDDASEAEFELRLRAMETALRRLADEGLFGVGEARANVLVLVEVVPDDEDNVARARRLNPPGPALDAWLTYWA, encoded by the coding sequence GTGTGGTTCGATGCCGTGGTGGTGCCTACTGAAGCCGACCTTGCGGACGCGTTGACCACGGCAACTCGTGCGGCTGTCACTGACCTGTTTCGCGACAACCCCGGCCACACGTTCTACTACCTCACGCTGACCACGCCAGGCGAGGCGTTCGGCCCGGCGCTGTCGGCGTGGTCTCGCGAGGCACTGGCACAGCGAGCGGACGCCGCCGAAGTTCGCTACTCCTACGCGGATTCCCCGTTTTCGATTGTGGGCGAGGAATACCTGACCCCGGTCCGCGAGATGTTCGCCGCCCGGCCGGAGGTGTTCGACATCGCCGACGACGACGCATCAGAGGCGGAGTTCGAGCTTCGGCTGCGCGCGATGGAGACCGCGTTGCGCAGGCTGGCCGACGAAGGGCTGTTCGGTGTCGGCGAGGCTCGCGCGAACGTGCTGGTCCTGGTCGAGGTCGTTCCTGACGATGAGGACAACGTGGCCCGGGCTCGTCGGCTCAACCCACCCGGACCGGCGCTGGATGCTTGGTTGACCTACTGGGCCTGA
- a CDS encoding pyridoxamine 5'-phosphate oxidase family protein, whose amino-acid sequence MSPPRKPLQRKSDVLELLRSETTAWLATGDTDGPHLVPLLFHYNGEVLTFATFANSRTVTNVAATARARAAIGQHYDVVMIDGSMEIIEPDAIDPAIADPFASLLRGGPDPRHTPGFVYLQLTPTRVQAWRSFAELRGRTLMNSGRWLV is encoded by the coding sequence ATGTCACCCCCTCGAAAGCCTTTGCAGCGTAAGAGCGATGTGCTCGAGTTGCTGCGTTCGGAAACCACCGCGTGGTTGGCAACGGGCGATACCGACGGCCCACATCTCGTCCCGCTCCTGTTCCACTACAACGGCGAGGTGCTCACCTTCGCGACCTTCGCGAACAGCCGAACGGTGACCAACGTGGCCGCGACCGCACGAGCGCGAGCAGCCATCGGCCAGCACTACGACGTGGTCATGATCGACGGCTCGATGGAGATCATCGAGCCCGACGCGATTGATCCGGCCATCGCCGACCCGTTTGCTTCCCTGCTACGCGGTGGCCCTGACCCGCGGCATACACCCGGATTCGTCTACCTCCAGCTCACTCCGACTCGGGTACAAGCATGGCGCTCGTTCGCCGAGCTCCGTGGCAGGACACTGATGAACTCCGGCCGATGGCTGGTCTGA
- a CDS encoding peroxiredoxin family protein, with amino-acid sequence MLEIGSTVPDVAWEDTTGQVVRLSEFRGTASVLIYFMRSTTCPVCAGHVKDLAARSEELAAAGVRVLVAVPECRVEAKAWRAKRGLSLRVVSGGDGTPHEAFGLAKKMLQQSGSVLIDRDGVVRYAHAATMPTSAYDKKGIAKAVEELARVR; translated from the coding sequence ATGCTCGAAATCGGTTCCACGGTCCCTGACGTCGCGTGGGAGGACACGACAGGGCAGGTCGTGCGGCTTTCGGAGTTCCGCGGTACGGCAAGCGTGCTGATCTATTTCATGCGCTCGACCACGTGTCCTGTGTGCGCCGGCCATGTGAAGGACCTGGCGGCGCGGTCGGAGGAGCTGGCGGCCGCCGGTGTGCGTGTGCTGGTGGCGGTTCCCGAGTGCCGGGTGGAGGCCAAGGCGTGGCGGGCGAAGCGCGGATTGTCGCTCCGGGTGGTCTCGGGCGGGGACGGCACGCCGCATGAGGCGTTCGGGCTGGCGAAAAAGATGCTGCAGCAGTCGGGCAGTGTGCTGATCGACCGGGACGGGGTGGTCCGGTACGCGCACGCGGCGACCATGCCGACCAGTGCCTACGACAAGAAGGGCATCGCCAAAGCGGTGGAGGAGCTCGCCAGGGTGCGTTGA